The window GCATTTTCCCTGATAAAATTAGAAATGACAATAAATATATCGCTATTGGAAAACAGGTTTTGATAATAGTTTTCACCCATTGCCCGATGAGTGATATCATAGCCATAAAAGGTGGTGAGCATTTTACCATCTAAAAGTCCTAGTGATCTCACAAAAACTGCTCTCAAGCCGGTAGGGCCAAAATGACAATGAATAATATCATATTTATTTTTTGATATAAATGGATAGAAGAGAGAAATCAAATATAACCGACGTATCATATCCTGATTGCGGTAAAAATCCTGAGAATCAAGTAACTTAACCAATTTTCGAACAGCCTACTTAATATTTACCAACACAAAGAATTTTAGCCAAGCCCATATTTTGTTTTGGGGTACTTTAGGTGGATAAAAAGTACGCTGGAGTAATCCTAATCGGTGAATCTCATCATGTACTTTAGTTTCTTCAGACTTGCCTGCCGGAAAAATATCCACCTTATGGCCTGCCTCAATCAAATAACTAATTTGGTTGAGTATAAATGTTTCGGATAATTTGGGGAAACGCTCAACTAAGAACGCAATTTTTAATTTTTTTGAAGTTTCATTCATTTTCTAAAGCTTGTTTTTAAGTGACTCGATGGAATGAAAGTCAAGAAGGTATTTTATGTCTTTTTTAGATAATTCGTTATATCCGACTTTTGAAAAGCACAAAAAGTCCCCCTCAAACTGATAAACCTGATAGTCATTGTAAAGTAATAAAAGTGCTGCTTTTAATTCTTCCCGGTTCAAGTGTTTCATTTCAAATAATATAAGAGAGGGTTTAAATCTGGTCAAATCCAATTGTCTAAGTATTTTCCAGTCGTGGCCTTCACAATCTATCCGCAATAGATCGATTTGTTGAATTCCATGCTTTTGAAGCAAAGTTTTCAGGGTAATTCCCTTTATGCTTGTGGAAACAATAAAGGGGGTTAAAATACCGTTCAGATGTTTACTGATATGGTTTTTGTCAAAGGAGCCCAATTGGTCATACCAGTCCGGAAGATTGCCTAGGATGTATTTGGCCTTTTGGTCTACCCAATAAAATTCCTGCCTTGTGCCATTATTGATGGCGGTGTTTTCGAATAAAAACCTAGTTGAATCGGGGTAATGGGTCTTTAGTTTTTCAAATAGGTAGGGAACGGGCTCTACGAAAAGCATTTTCCATTTTTTATTTTTTAAAATAGACTTATGAAGTGGGTCTTTGGTTTTGCCGTCATTGGCTCCAATTTGTACTACCGTCCAGTTTTTCTTATTCCCAGTAATATGAATCCAGTACTCAACCTGGGATTTAATCTTCAATTTAGGATTCAATTTTTTAGTTAAATTTGTAAAATAATTTAAGATTGAGACCATTCTTGGATTTTGTTGTTTAACTCCTTTTTCCCCAGTGATTTAATATAAAGAATGTCGTTCCATTTT of the Cyclobacterium marinum DSM 745 genome contains:
- a CDS encoding glycosyltransferase, which gives rise to MIRRLYLISLFYPFISKNKYDIIHCHFGPTGLRAVFVRSLGLLDGKMLTTFYGYDITHRAMGENYYQNLFSNSDIFIVISNFIRENAISAGFDKNKIVVLPIGVNPGEFIPYKQKTDKNCIRLLRVARLVEKKGLY
- a CDS encoding FkbM family methyltransferase codes for the protein MKIKSQVEYWIHITGNKKNWTVVQIGANDGKTKDPLHKSILKNKKWKMLFVEPVPYLFEKLKTHYPDSTRFLFENTAINNGTRQEFYWVDQKAKYILGNLPDWYDQLGSFDKNHISKHLNGILTPFIVSTSIKGITLKTLLQKHGIQQIDLLRIDCEGHDWKILRQLDLTRFKPSLILFEMKHLNREELKAALLLLYNDYQVYQFEGDFLCFSKVGYNELSKKDIKYLLDFHSIESLKNKL